Proteins co-encoded in one Theileria equi strain WA chromosome 3, complete sequence genomic window:
- a CDS encoding hypothetical protein (encoded by transcript BEWA_005140A) has product MSNKSVTRLYKNGIIANDIHLIIKNWTIDYKDISMILSDDTTFFASLKSVVNTKDIQQCRKLLGLANNIDLAMICVIVMSNTFVNNDDLVTNWVASDMQESSIRISVRGKLPPELKAINTGTICAILNPDIKEQMVKTDLKCINIRQMDDILIIGELDGLQFCKGITSKGTACRNFVYTHNQGDFCKFHVKSGTKTKKVSSAVKTNVEHPNTKVGSTLTDDRYIHIYPTSIKKVNTPFTFTDSGYLNKPKETINKLGDLNILVQKVISERNNDVNKDTRSLSNNETKARSSGNITKSARSKEFERLAQMIHEHSLKGTKEYKQILGSLQLIVRRLDGVSSDVIERCEIMKSCNRLLDHPIESIAISSLKLRRAIRKHLKTPNKNLTTHRFTGSVCSGHKPTQTDTKDEEGMKIKDRLKELEKMDIAEEYKQTIKFIEVLAYYCEECDRWAEHINPYCKQENHTFIRKKVKKESHFCMNEKCRYKYYSLNGQNPTLCPKCKESTIISEKTSFYNPRPDYLLPNEILLDCEIGAHRPRDANS; this is encoded by the exons ATGTCAAACAAGT CTGTGACACGTTTGTACAAGAATGGCATAATTGCCAACGATATACATCTCATCATAAA GAATTGGACTATAGATTACAAGGACATCAGCATGATTTTATCCGACGATACCACATTCTTTGCAAGTTTGAAGAGTGTGGTAAATACAAAAGATATACAACAATGCCGCAAGTTACTTGGATTAGCAAACAATATTGATCTAGCTATGATCTGTGTCATAGTCATGTCGAATACATTTGTTAATAATGATGATTTAGTTACCAACTGGGTGGCTTCCGATATGCAAGAGTCATCCATAAGGATATCTGTTCGCGGCAAATTGCCCCCCGAATTAAAAGCTATTAACACTGGAACTATATGTGCAATTTTAAACCCGGATATTAAAGAACAAATGGTGAAAACAGACTTGAAGTGTATAAATATTAGACAAATGGATGACATTTTAATCATTGGAGAACTTGACGGTTTACAGTTTTGCAAGGGTATTACCTCAAAGGGAACCGCGTGCAgaaattttgtatatacGCACAATCAAGGTGACTTTTGTAAATTTCATGTAAAGTCCGGGACAAAAACTAAAAAGGTCAGTTCGGCTGTTAAAACCAATGTAGAGCATCCCAACACAAAGGTAGGATCTACCTTAACTGACGACCgatatatccatatttatcCAACCTCAATAAAGAAGGTTAATACTCCGTTCACATTTACTGATTCTGGATATTTAAACAAACCAAAAGAAACGATTAATAAATTAGGGGATCTTAACATACTAGTACAAAAGGTCATAAGTGAACGTAATAATGATGTAAACAAAGACACACGTTCTCTCTCAAATAACGAAACCAAAGCTAGGTCCTCCGGAAATATAACAAAGTCTGCACGCTCAAAAGAATTTGAAAGGCTGGCTCAAATGATACATGAACACTCCCTAAAG GGGACTAAAGAGTACAAACAAATCCTCGGATCGCTACAACTCATAGTAAGGCGATTAGATGGTGTAAGTAGCGATGTTATTGAAAGATGCGAAATAATGAAATCGTGCAACCGTCTCTTGGACCATCCCATAGAGAGCATAGCTATATCCAGCCTTAAACTTAGGAGAGCTATAAGAAAACATCTGAAGACTCCTAACAAGAATTTGACAACACACAGGTTCACAGGCTCCGTTTGTAGCGGGCATAAACCTACCCAGACagatacaaaagat GAGGAAggtatgaaaataaaggatCGATTAAAAGAGTTGGAGAAGATGGATATCGCTGAGGAGTATAAACAAACCATAAAGTTTATAGAAGTTCTTGCATACTACTGTGAGGAATGTGATCGATGGGCCGAACACATAAACCCGTACTGCAAACAGGAGAATCACACATTTATAAGGAAGAAGGTTAAAAAGGAATCACATTTTTGTATGAACGAAAAGTGCAGATATAAGTACTACTCTTTGAATGGCCAAAACCCCACCCTCTGCCCCAA GTGTAAAGAATCCACGATCATTTCTGAGAAAACTTCATTTTATAACCCTAGACCAGATTATTTGTTGCCTAACGAAATCCTGTTAGACTGCGAAATCGGTGCACATAGACCTAGGGATGCGAATTCTTAA
- a CDS encoding signal peptide-containing protein (encoded by transcript BEWA_005180A): MFIRNFSLLLVFTWCTLLTTSNLSTYAYVLENFELENKITSHILKFGNKDSESTKLGSTVHIKIKSFSPILNSDLVGESTQTFEIGKHSVTPLNNALVNMRVGETRRIGIPLANIGKIYYEISLLDILIH; this comes from the exons ATGTTCATAAGAAACTTTTCGTTACTACTAGTATTTACATGGTGTACATTGCTTACTACCTCTAATTTGTCAACTTACGCTTATGTATTGGAAAATTTTGAACTGGAGAATAAGATAACTTCACACATATTAAAATTTGGTAACAAAGATAGTGAATCAACGAAGTTAGGTTCAACAGTCCATATAAAAATCAAATCCTTTTCACCAATTCTTAATTCTGACCTTGTGGGTGAATCTACCCAAACGTTCGAG ATCGGAAAGCATTCCGTTACTCCACTAAACAATGCCCTAGTGAATATGAGAGTAGGTGAAACACG ACGCATCGGGATCCCATTGGCTAATATTGGTAAAATTTACTATGAAATTTCTCTTTTGGACATATTAATTCACTGA
- a CDS encoding hypothetical protein (encoded by transcript BEWA_005150A) yields the protein MASQNQQGPSDSKGNTLLLMIHVKKVILKQWIAECLEIEQLKLRWEMQCDGFKPEPNLFLESKSEPFQLNKLEAENVDTISLVTQTVSLDDKITLDDKISLKLELVIDNSPNVVVGTAICKLNTLKIRSQLSPFSFELKNEDEIFIGYVDTFYVSQQRWVMMNKNSLPMIRRPNTMEESTPESEAKDDSTTMSSEYFTDDSPYSANNDNSEDDYVMIFWNSANTCFVRNHPNDVQLQELYTFMSSSLKNGDLNAVIELTTQQNNLPKPQENSLSSTLFKQLTYSDAKTLMHTSQSTPCDISCTNDTSQKSGDSSSVSSSRSALSFTIDEIQHSSRLYTSSLPSVERFLNKPVFNDPTSFYNYISRQNKHFQSILSKRFLSPSSRVDDLSTGRSAISDRVKVPKKSSPGFGEKLIKHTQSTIDTMSSFNNNLNSYSGPSIDTVTTDLVSLENKSSRDIVDEESLTIGDATITTTKTMFSNTTFTDKGQNSARLIGLTEHKLFNIYEASPAPIEYKESADAVNNISSLDPEHILSIRGDYATPICEKSVTVYSLFSPVSNMNENEIHSPDESLYDARSSHDSTSVPDELIELPLKLDNLRNIDTFETTNSIYYQKPYGIDSAHKNIESIRNYFKQPQNAYYLSDQDIDYSQDMDYVYFNGDYETDSLLCESSILDFKMIMRDLNTMSNSSKPSVIGMSLRDCSQETINNALEDAKLLKSQCEILPKAAIIKIFLKYLNFYASEMISVVIHFETITQKQLETIKKISNNVDDVINYIDIALTILISELQSLIANRIDNINLETLPFEFMKQNNTRYNENLSSIESQGIHTSEACNFFLYDTQTTETEIDDFEIDAPVVDKNIVLRNVITTMYQDVGSMGSRRLVYISKMQSVQTKSRGCLIRFSAIKLAFYRTFCGRRKITIGSGQILKV from the coding sequence ATGGCTTCACAAAACCAACAAGGACCCTCTGATAGTAAGGGTAACACACTGTTATTAATGATTCATGTGAAGAAAGTAATTCTTAAACAATGGATAGCAGAATGCTTGGAAATAGAACAACTCAAACTTAGGTGGGAGATGCAATGTGATGGATTTAAACCTGAGCCTAATTTGTTCTTAGAATCTAAATCTGAGCCATTTCAATTAAATAAACTGGAAGCAGAAAATGTAGATACTATATCTCTAGTGACGCAAACTGTCAGTTTAGATGATAAGATCACActtgatgataaaataaGCTTGAAACTGGAACTTGTTATAGATAATTCACCAAATGTAGTTGTAGGAACAGCCATTTGTAAACTAAATACACTAAAGATAAGGTCGCAGTTAAGTCCATTTTCGTTTGAATTGAAAAACGAAGATGAAATATTTATAGGATACGTGGACACATTTTATGTGTCGCAGCAAAGATGGGTAATGATGAACAAAAACTCTTTACCCATGATAAGGAGACCAAACACAATGGAGGAATCAACCCCTGAATCTGAGGCCAAAGATGATAGTACAACAATGAGTTCAGAATACTTTACTGATGATTCTCCATATTCTGCGAATAATGATAACTCTGAAGATGATTATGTTATGATTTTTTGGAATTCTGCAAATACATGTTTTGTGAGAAACCATCCAAATGATGTTCAACTGCAGGAATTATACACATTCATGAGTTCCTCtttaaaaaatggagatcTAAATGCTGTAATCGAACTGACAACTCAGCAAAATAATTTACCTAAACCACAAGAGAATTCGCTTTCTTCCACATTGTTCAAACAACTAACATACTCTGATGCTAAAACTTTGATGCATACATCTCAGTCAACACCGTGTGATATATCATGCACTAATGATACTTCTCAAAAATCTGGCGATTCTAGCTcagtttcttcatcaagATCGGCGCTTTCATTCACTATTGATGAAATTCAACATAGTAGCCGTTTATATACTAGCTCTTTGCCGAGTGTAGAAAGGTTCTTAAATAAACCTGTATTCAATGACCCAACATCATTTTATAATTACATCTCTCGTcaaaacaaacattttcaaagtattctCAGTAAAAGgtttttatctccatcttctAGGGTGGATGACCTTTCCACAGGACGAAGCGCAATATCGGATAGAGTTAAGGTACCTAAGAAATCTTCCCCCGGCTTTGGTGAAAAGTTAATCAAACACACACAATCAACAATTGATACTATGTCATCCTTTAATAACAATTTGAATAGCTATTCTGGGCCAAGTATTGATACAGTAACTACTGATTTAGTTTCACTAGAAAATAAATCATCCCGCGATATCGTAGATGAGGAATCTCTGACAATAGGCGATGCAACCATTACAACTACAAAGACGATGTTTTCTAACACTACATTTACTGATAAGGGTCAGAATTCTGCGAGACTTATTGGATTAACTGAGCACAAACTatttaatatttatgaAGCTAGCCCCGCACCAATAGAATACAAGGAGTCTGCAGATGCGGTGAATAACATATCTTCATTGGATCCAGAGCACATACTCAGCATTAGGGGAGATTATGCCACTCCAATATGTGAGAAATCTGTTACGGTATATTCACTCTTTAGCCCCGTAAGTAATATGAACGAAAATGAGATACATAGTCCAGATGAATCCTTGTATGATGCACGATCATCGCACGATTCTACTAGCGTCCCGGATGAACTGATAGAACTTCCGTTAAAGTTGGATAATTTACGTAATATAGATACTTTTGAGACGACAAACTCTATTTACTATCAAAAACCATACGGTATTGATTCAGCACACAAGAACATAGAGTCCATTAGAAACTATTTCAAACAACCACAGAATGCCTACTATTTGTCTGATCAAGATATAGATTATTCACAGGATATGGATTACGTATACTTTAACGGTGATTATGAAACTGACTCCTTGCTTTGCGAAAGTTCTATACTAGACTTTAAAATGATAATGAGGGATTTAAATACTATGTCTAACTCTTCAAAACCATCAGTAATTGGCATGAGTTTAAGGGATTGCTCTCAAGAAACCATAAACAATGCTTTGGAAGACGCGAAGTTATTAAAGTCACAATGTGAAATATTACCAAAAGCTGCCATTATAAAGATTTTcctaaaatatttaaatttttATGCATCAGAAATGATATCCGTTGTAATTCACTTCGAGACGATTACGCAAAAACAGTTGGAAACCATAAAAAAAATATCAAACAACGTTGATGATGTTATTAACTACATAGATATCGCACTTACTATACTTATTAGTGAATTGCAAAGTTTGATAGCAAATAGGATTGACAAtataaatttggaaactCTACCTTTTGAATTTATGAAACAAAATAATACAAGATACAATGAAAACCTATCTAGTATAGAATCTCAGGGAATACACACTAGTGAAGCATGCAACTTTTTCTTATATGATACACAAACTACAGAGACTGAGATTGACGACTTCGAAATAGATGCACCAGTagttgataaaaatattgtTTTGCGGAATGTAATAACGACAATGTACCAGGATGTGGGCTCCATGGGTTCTAGGAGGCTCGTATACATATCAAAAATGCAATCCGTGCAAACAAAGAGCAGAGGCTGTCTAATAAGATTTTCAGCTATAAAGTTGGCATTTTATCGCACCTTTTGTGGTAGACGTAAGATAACGATAGGTTCTGGACAAATATTGAAGGTATAA
- a CDS encoding Sec1 family domain-containing protein (encoded by transcript BEWA_005190A) has protein sequence MDVDLQELQRKSVMEMLQLPTSDTDYNDVKTWKMLIYDEESRQILSPIIKIGELRHQGVTLNMSINDKRGAVPTVDAVYLITPSEKNIDMIINDAREKKYGRIHINFTTFTSDTYLSDLAKKFVEKNAFNAVASVTDRYLHFVAISPLIFSLNMPSSFQTFYGNVTEEMAAESLDILVDRLLSIIVTTATLPIIRSPRITSPASTVAEKLNKKLFDLISTRNQLDISLSSSHNRPLLIILDRNIDIFPMIQHSWNYQPLLHDLYGIDYNKVTITTEKSQKKNSFDLENNDKIYQSISAMPLSEVATYISTSLETYNSQISQINKGESSNAGNLVNAINAIPQLTEQKRLLDMHTNIATALVDNVKERDIDRFYEFEYDLDIMYDKNCIQNFDELIKNKNATPMDKYRSLLAMALHKPTISDEKLDEYEKSLKADGGINMEALKGLRNIMKMREFSTNILKHIQTVVTSDSSSKTVRTEHNANNTPKKEVSQSHKKLANYSSKILDTGLNIFKGVRNLLPRKKNLHIVNLVEKLINNMEDISDDFVSYDPKVSENVIYKQNKRVTSRRCIVFVVGGASYNEAIAMTELAAKIKQTIIYGSTFFDRPEDFVHQLGSSNF, from the exons atggaCGTAGATTTACAAGAGTTACAACGCAAATCCGTTATGGAAATGCTTCAACTTCCTACCTCTGATACTGACTATAATGATGTAAAGACATGGAAGATGTTGATTtatgatgaagaatctagGCAAATTTTATCACCGATTATAAAAATAGGTGAACTTCGTCATCAGGGTGTGACGTTGAATATGTCcataaatgataaaagaGGAGCTGTTCCTACCGTAGATGCTGTTTATTTGATCACTCCGTCCGAAAAAAATATTGACATGATCATCAATGATGCCAGGGAAAAAAAATATGGTAGGATACACATAAACTTtaccacatttacatctgATACATACCTAAGTGATCTTGCCAAaaaatttgtggaaaaaAATGCTTTCAATGCGGTTGCATCAGTGACAGATCGATATTTGCATTTTGTCGCAATCTCTCCACTAATATTTTCGCTAAATATGCCTTCAAGTTTCCAGACATTTTATGGCAATGTGACTGAAGAAATGGCAGCTGAATCTTTGGATATATTAGTTGATCGTTTATTGTCTATTATTGTAACTACTGCTACACTTCCCATAATTAGGTCCCCTAGAATCACATCTCCAGCTTCAACTGTTGCTGAGAAGCTCAACAAAAAGTTATTTGATTTAATTTCTACCAGGAATCAGCTAGATATCTCCCTTTCTAGCTCACACAACAGACCTTTACTCATAATTTTGGATAGGAATATTGATATTTTCCCGATGATTCAACACAGCTGGAACTATCAGCCATTGTTACACGACCTGTATGGAATCGATTATAACAAAGTTACAATCACTACGGAAAAATCACAGAAAAAGAACTCCTTtgatttggaaaataatgataaaatttaCCAATCCATATCGGCTATGCCTCTGTCGGAAGTTGCAACATATATTTCTACTTCGCTAGAAACATACAATTCCCAAATATCTCAAATAAACAAGGGTGAAAGTTCGAATGCGGGGAATTTAGTCAATGCTATTAATGCCATTCCTCAACTAACAGAGCAGAAGAGACTTTTGGACATGCATACTAACATAGCCACGGCACTTGTAGATAATGTTAAAGAAAGGGATATCGACAGATTTTATGAATTCGAATACGATTTAGATATAATGTACGATAAAAATTGcatacaaaattttgatgaactcattaaaaataaaaatgcCACACCTATGGATAAATACAGATCTCTTTTGGCCATGGCACTTCACAAACCAACAATAAGTGACGAAAAACTCGATGAATACGagaaaagtttgaaggCAGATGGCGGCATAAATATGGAAGCCTTGAAAGGGTTACGTAATATTATGAAAATGAGAGAATTTAgtacaaacattttaaaacataTACAAACAGTGGTTACGTCGGATAGTTCATCTAAAACAGTAAGGACGGAACATAACGCTAACaatactccaaagaaggaagtATCGCAAAGTCATAAAAAGTTGGCTAATTATAGTAGCAAAATCTTGGACACTGGACTGAATATATTCAAG GGTGTAAGAAATTTACTTccgaggaagaagaatttgcATATTGTGAACCTAGTCGAGAAGTTGATTAATAATATGGAAGATATATCGGATGATTTCGTATCCTATGATCCGAAGGTTTCTGAAAATGTAATTTACAAGCAAAACAAGAGGGTAACATCCAGAAGATGCATTGTTTTCGTAGTGGGAGGGGCATCGTACAATGAGGCCATAGCAATGACCGAACTAGCAGCAAAAATCAAACAAACG ATTATTTACGGGTCAACATTTTTTGACCGACCAGAGGACTTTGTTCATCAGTTGGGCTCCtcaaatttttaa
- a CDS encoding hypothetical protein (encoded by transcript BEWA_005170A) translates to MDTYNELSYDEECYSGITYDDFIANFPISCHNSSRSSSEQLDLFGATQRDDLSISNPLSANIHNIARKIVSLKGFLKNNRRIFWGYFLGAYNEDTLQKLTTFILDSRKKYWNLVDHYKKNNSIMAIQTLDPQIFHPLAPIETNPWAKSQLSKELMEEIWQDIERTYQERTLFQMESVRKSLQRILYVWSMEHSYISYKQGMNELLAIIYIVCYRDQIKYPLDHSSDCTIDNFEILYSSSQNDIEADAFTIFSSLMTMDLQLMYDISAIKLLKSADIQTQNRFNTLLQSNMHSSEPKNPLIARCNYIYNHLLKDNDLTLYAHLKDIDLEPHLFLIRWVRLIFSREFNVNETLNLWDAILADHYLDVMNKNTPKTSHFQLHLIDYFSVAMLIFVRENLMENDISYCLQRLFKYPPVEDISHLALKAFDIKRRYEIHSVQETNDIKPPEVDDIQNDHKGDTHDICNTSEDGTPKSVIIKILDDSTVVDSMDNESDNEDYNLGKNLKVNLKEELINVASKVHDIYEVVLGSNW, encoded by the coding sequence ATGGATACATACAATGAGTTATCCTATGATGAGGAATGCTATTCTGGCATAACCTACGATGATTTTATTGCCAATTTTCCCATATCTTGCCATAATAGTTCACGTTCCAGTTCTGAGCAGCTGGATTTATTTGGAGCTACTCAACGGGATGATCTTTCTATCTCAAATCCACTTTCTGCTAACATACACAATATTGCACGTAAGATAGTTTCATTAAAGggatttttaaagaataatAGAAGGATATTTTGGGGATATTTTCTTGGAGCGtataatgaagatactTTGCAGAAGTTGACCACCTTTATACTTGATTCCAGGAAGAAGTACTGGAATTTGGTCGATCATTACAAGAAGAATAACAGTATAATGGCGATACAGACACTAGATCCACAAATATTCCACCCGTTGGCACCAATTGAAACAAATCCATGGGCAAAAAGTCAGCTTTCAAAGGAGCTAATGGAAGAGATATGGCAAGACATAGAAAGAACATATCAAGAGCGCACATTGTTCCAGATGGAAAGCGTTAGAAAATCACTACAACGCATATTATACGTATGGAGTATGGAGCATAGTTATATATCCTACAAGCAGGGCATGAATGAGTTATTGGCTATTATATATATAGTTTGTTATAGGGACCAGATAAAATATCCGCTAGATCATAGTTCGGATTGTACTATAGATAACTTTGAAAtactttattcttcttcacaaaATGACATTGAAGCTGATGCATTCACTATATTTAGTTCATTAATGACAATGGATTTGCAGCTCATGTATGATATTTCTGCTATAAAACTGTTAAAGAGTGCTGATATTCAGACACAAAATCGGTTCAACACGTTGTTACAATCAAATATGCATAGTTCTGAGCCTAAAAATCCACTTATCGCACGTTGTAACTATATTTATAATCACTTGTTGAAGGACAATGATCTAACTTTATATGCACACTTGAAAGATATAGATCTAGAACCTCACCTATTTTTGATACGTTGGGTACGACTGATATTTAGTCGTGAATTTAATGTTAATGAGACTCTGAATCTTTGGGATGCAATTCTTGCAGATCACTATTTAGATGTTATGAATAAGAACACCCCCAAAACTTCACACTTTCAACTTCATTTGATAGATTATTTTTCTGTGGCAATGCTCATATTCGTCAGGGAAAATTTAATGGAAAATGATATAAGCTATTGTTTGCAAAGGCTGTTTAAATACCCTCCAGTCGAGGATATTTCACACCTTGCATTAAAAGCATTTGACATAAAAAGAAGATACGAAATACATTCTGTTCAAGAAACGAATGATATAAAGCCACCTGAGGTAGATGACATTCAAAATGACCACAAAGGAGATACACATGATATTTGCAACACCAGTGAAGATGGAACACCAAAATCTGTAATAATAAAAATTCTTGACGATTCCACCGTTGTGGATAGTATGGATAATGAGTCCGACAATGAAGACTACAACCTAGGTAAAAATCTAAAGGTTAATTTGAAGGAAGAATTGATAAATGTTGCATCAAAGGTTCATGATATATACGAGGTTGTCCTAGGGTCGAACTGGTAA
- a CDS encoding hypothetical protein (encoded by transcript BEWA_005130A) gives MNEFHTRMQSYISDKKFHSLASHEAVDEFVTLLEESGYKFIACDFDATMIELHSGGYVNPDVDKDVLESVTPDFKSLAKRLKTSPISLAIVTFSDAVHVKGHPKYISGEEMVHAALKHSDCDADIAQVYAFYPRFWDSPKMYSKLGLDKPMPLRKEYHLKRICADFDVKLEEIILIDDDIENCKGAKALGATALYVTGEGFKLKEVELL, from the exons ATGAATGAGTTTCATACACGTATGCAGTCATATATATCCGATAAAAAATTTCATTCCCTTGCATCCCATGAGGCTGTTGATGAGTTTGTAACATTGCTGGAAGAATCCGGTTACAAGTTCATAGCTTGCGATTTTGACGCCACTATGATCGAACTTCACTCAG GTGGCTATGTTAATCCGGATGTAGATAAAGATGTGTTGGAATCGGTAACTCCTGATTTCAAATCTCTGGCTAAGAGACTCAAGACTTCACCAATATCATTAGCTATCGTAACATTTTCTGACGCTGTCCATGTCAAAGGACACCCCAAATATATTTCTGGTGAAGAGATGGTCCATGCTGCTCTAAAACATAGTGATTGTGATGCAGATATTGCACAAGTTTACGCATTCTATCCAAG ATTCTGGGATTCACCCAAAATGTATTCTAAACTAGGCCTAGATAAACCGATGCCTCTTCGCAAGGAGTACCACCTAAAGAGG ATTTGTGCTGATTTCGATGTAAAGCTCGAAGAGATTATACTAATCGATGATGATATCGAAAATTGTAAAGGTGCCAAGGCTTTAGGGGCTACTGCCCTTTATGTAACCGGGGAGGGTTTCAAACTAAAAGAAGTAGAACTCTTGTAA
- a CDS encoding hypothetical protein (encoded by transcript BEWA_005160A), translating into MLRTFNSNGLKIYSLSAGKSTPQFSLEWAKNSRKLKGDAEFQHRIELIHDLEFPQCCDTISISPDSRYIIASGTYPPQIGIYDTLELSLKHRRGIDNEVLKTCFLESDYTKLAFLCRQRVIEFHNRGGRHHSIRIPNEGRDMKYLSDHSSLITANASNQLFRVNLERGVFEEPLTSVCSETNCLSENPILPLVSAGGNKCILESWDLRSQKSASKFSCSNNLDDSVTSCEYSSNGLKVAVGTEYGMLKLYDIRNSKPIWEKENINGTAINCIEWINSVNHYTTDIGENSLIAWSDNKSVRIHEIENGNFVVSVEGLNTNDKKQGVIRINGFSFYPDSGICFIVGDQTRVGTYFVPHIGPAPTWCSFLENITEEMEIPNATNTGVPTAKQQIYDGHVFVTKQQLEELNAVELIGTKLVKDYMHGYFIDSRTYRNLKNLTSDFDFEEYRKQKLHEKIEKNRQMRIPVRQKKVKVNPELVEKLEASASVDTKGLTKKEREAALRAKSALEDERFSKLFTDENFAIDHIDVNNAKYKK; encoded by the exons ATGCTTCGCACGTTCAATTCTAATGGACTAAAG ATTTATTCTTTATCTGCGGGTAAATCTACCCCTCAATTTTCCCTAGAATGGGCTAAAAACAGCAGGAAATTGAA GGGAGATGCGGAATTCCAACATAGAATCGAACTTATTCATGATTTAGAATTTCCTCAGTGTTGTGATACAATCTCTATTTCACCTGATTCCAGGTACATTATCGCAAGTGGGACATATCCTCCACAG ATCGGAATATATGATACCCTGGAGTTATCACTAAAACACAGAAGAGGTATTGATAATGAAGTTCTAAAAACATGTTTTTTGGAATCTGACTATACAAAGTTGGCATTCCTATGCCGACAAAGGGTAATTGAATTCCATAATAGAGGAGGCCGTCATCATTCA ATTAGAATACCTAATGAAGGCAGGGATATGAAGTATTTATCGGATCACTCCTCTCTTATTACCGCCAATGCCTCAAATCAACTATTCAGAGTAAATCTGGAGAGGGGTGTATTTGAAGAACCCCTGACTTCAGTATGTTCAGAAACGAATTGCTTATCGGAAAATCCTATATTGCCCCTTGTGTCAGCAGGAGGAAATAAATGTATTCTAGAAAGTTGGGATCTAAGATCTCAAAAATCAGCCTCAAAATTTAGTTGTAGTAACAATCTTGATGATAGCGTAACTTCGTGCGAATACTCTTCAAATGGATTGAAAGTAGCCGTTGGAACAGAATATGGAATGCTAAAACTTTATGATATAAGAAACTCCAAACCTATATGGGAAAAGGAAAACATCAATGGAACGGCAATAAATTGCATAGAGTGGATAAACTCCGTAAATCACTACACTACTG ATATTGGTGAAAATTCACTAATAGCCTGGTCAGACAACAAAAGTGTTAGAATCCATGAAATTGAGAACGGGAACTTTGTTGTATCAGTAGAAGGCCTAAATACTAATGACAAAAAGCAGGGGGTTATTAGAATAAATGGGTTCTCCTTTTATCCAGACAGTGGAATATGTTTTATCGTTGGAGACCAAACACGTGTTGGTACATACTTTGTACCTCATATTGGACCAGCACCTAC GTGGTGTTCATTTCTTGAAAACATCACAGAAGAGATGGAGATTCCAAACGCTACGAACACTGGCGTACCGACCGCCAAACAGCAGATCTATGACGGACACGTCTTTGTTACTAAACAACAGTTGGAAGAATTAAATGCAGTCGAGCTAATTGGCACAAAATTGGTCAAAGATTACATGCATGGATACTTCATCGATAGTAGAACCTACAGGAACCTAAAG AACTTAACATCCGACTTCGACTTTGAGGAATACAGGAAACAAAAGCTCCATGAAAAGATAGAAaagaatagacaaatgAGAATACCTGTACGACAAAAGAAGGTTAAGGTAAATCCAGAACTCGTCGAAAAGCTCGAGGCATCGGCCTCTGTAGATACAAAA GGTCTCACTAAGAAAGAAAGAGAGGCAGCCCTCAGAGCAAAATCTGCCCTTGAAGATGAAAGGTTTTCCAAGTTATTCACTGatgaaaattttgcaatCGACCATATTGATGTAAATAatgcaaaatataaaaaataa